From one Brachypodium distachyon strain Bd21 chromosome 4, Brachypodium_distachyon_v3.0, whole genome shotgun sequence genomic stretch:
- the LOC100826905 gene encoding SKP1-like protein 1, which yields MAAMAAEGEKKMITLKSSDGEEFEVEETVAMESQTIRHMIEDDCADNGIPLPNVNSKILSKVIEYCNKHVHATAAAKAANPSDGDANPAAANNSSTTAAPGEDLKNWDADFVKVDQATLFDLILAANYLNIKGLLDLTCQTVADMIKGKTPEEIRKTFNIKNDFTPEEEEEIRRENQWAFE from the exons atggcggcgatggcggcagagggtgagaagaagatgatcacCCTGAAGAGCTCCGACGGCGAGGAGTTCGAGGTGGAGGAGACGGTCGCGATGGAGTCGCAGACCATCCGCCACATGATCGAGGACGACTGCGCCGACAACGGCATCCCGCTCCCCAACGTCAACTCCAAGATCCTCTCCAAGGTCATCGAGTACTGCAACAAGCACGTCCacgcgaccgccgccgccaaggccgccaaCCCCTCCGACGGCGACGCCaacccggccgccgccaacaactcctccaccaccgccgcccccggcgAGGACCTCAAGAACTGGGACGCCGACTTTGTGAAGGTCGACCAGGCCACCCTCTTCGACCTCATCCTG GCTGCAAACTATCTCAACATTAAGGGATTGCTGGACCTTACCTGCCAAACTGTTGCTGACATGATAAAGGGTAAGACTCCTGAGGAGATCCGCAAGaccttcaacatcaagaatgACTTCACCcctgaggaggaagaggagatccGCAGGGAGAACCAGTGGGCCTTCGAGTAG